The Pseudomonas sp. HOU2 DNA window TTCCTTGATCACCGAAATGATTTCCCCGCCACTGCTGACGATGTTTTTCGCCGCCGAGGAAAGATCGATACTTTGCTGAATGATCTTGCTTTCAACCGCATCCCAACTCGAGGCATGAATGCGGATCTTTTTGAACAACACCTGAATGTCGGCCGGCTCCAGCCCCGCTACGTTGATCGTCTTGTACTTCAGATACGACTCGACTTCCGGCAATTCACTGGGCAGTGACAGGCCTTTTTTCACGTACTGCTTGATCTTGATCACGTCTTCTCTGGTCAACAATCCGGCGTCGCGCGCAACGCCTGGGTATTGTCCGGAGATAAGGTGAAGTACCGCCTGCGGGAGGTTGTTACTGCTTTCCGAGTCTTTCAGTGGAACAGCCATCTTGATTGCCTCTATTCATGAAGGCCGATGCAACCGTTGCACCGACCCGCAGAAAGCTAGATGACGTTTTTGCTTGACTCAAAGCATTGGAATGAATCGTTAAACACAGCGCAAATGGCTGATTACACTGCGTTTTATAAAGAATGATGGCTTGTATGAAACATTGCGCTACACATGTCGGAATTGCCTGACAGGCAACGATTACAAATTCATCAGAAAATACTCAACGCAGTGCGTTTGATTTTTCCGAGCGCTTGAGTGTTTCACTCGGCAGCTCTTTGAACAGCGCCCGATAACTGCTGGAAAACCGCCCCAGATGCCAGAATGACCACTGCATCGCCACCTCGGCCACGGTGGTTTCCGTGGGCCGGCGCTTGAGCAATTCGCGGTGTGCACTGTTCAGTCGGCGCAGGCGCAGCCAGTGACTCGGGGTCATCCCGGTATAGGCCTTGAACGCCTGCTGCAATTGTCGCAACGGCACCCCTGCGACCTTCGCAAGTTCGAGCAGATTGACGGTGTCTTCCGGCGAATCCGCCGCCCACTCCCCTACTCGCTTCATGATCGTGCGTTCTTCGCTACGCCGCTGTAATCCGCCGCGATCAAGACGGGTGTGTGCGTTGTCGAGGATGAACAGGCAGTCTTCGAGTAACTGCTGAGTCAGTGAGTCTTTATCAAATGGATCAACAGCTTGCGACAACTTCGTGAGCGTTGAGCTTAACCAGCGACTGAACAAGGCGTTCTGCCCGCAGTTAAGCGGCGCCATGAACAATCCTTCGAGTCTTGCCACCTCCAGACCGTGCTGACGGACGAATTCCGGGCCGAACACCACGGCAATTTCCTGGTAGTTCTCCGGGGTGATCCAGATGTTGCGGCTGTCTTCGTTGAGCAGATACAGCGCGTTGTCGCTGCGATCGAAACAGAACGCCAAGGCCCCCGATGGCGCGCTGAAGGTCTGCTCGACCCGGGTGTTCATCTGCTCTTCGTAGACCTGCACACCCTCCAGGTCCAGATAGCGAATCTGCCCGGCGAAATGCCCGGGAGACATCTGCTGGTAATGCTGGACCCAACCCGGCGTGGCGCGGATTTGTTCGCTGACATCAGCGGTATTGAAAGCCTGAACCTGTAGCGGATTACACGTTGTCATGGGAGACCTTGCGCACTCTTTTGGTGCGCTTTGGTGCTGCTTAAAGTGGATAGATGGAACTGCAAGGCACGCCCAAGATAGTCGTCAACGCGCCACAGGGGAAGGGGCGGAAGATGAAACCCGCCCTCCCCGGCGTCTATAAAACCAATAACGAGGTCTTTATGAATGCCCCTTTCGATCAGCTGTTCACGTGGCTGAAAGATCACAAGATTACCGAAGTTGAATGTGTGGTCAGCGACCTGACCGGCATCGCCCGCGGCAAGATCGCACCGACCAACAAGTTCCTGCATGAGCGAGGCATGCGCCTGCCGGAAAG harbors:
- a CDS encoding helix-turn-helix domain-containing protein, which encodes MTTCNPLQVQAFNTADVSEQIRATPGWVQHYQQMSPGHFAGQIRYLDLEGVQVYEEQMNTRVEQTFSAPSGALAFCFDRSDNALYLLNEDSRNIWITPENYQEIAVVFGPEFVRQHGLEVARLEGLFMAPLNCGQNALFSRWLSSTLTKLSQAVDPFDKDSLTQQLLEDCLFILDNAHTRLDRGGLQRRSEERTIMKRVGEWAADSPEDTVNLLELAKVAGVPLRQLQQAFKAYTGMTPSHWLRLRRLNSAHRELLKRRPTETTVAEVAMQWSFWHLGRFSSSYRALFKELPSETLKRSEKSNALR